The Melospiza melodia melodia isolate bMelMel2 chromosome 7, bMelMel2.pri, whole genome shotgun sequence genome has a segment encoding these proteins:
- the LOC134420533 gene encoding olfactory receptor 14J1-like, translating into YTGCAAQLLFFMFFMSAEYFLLTIMCYDRYVSICKPLHYGTLLGSRACAHMAAAAWTSGFLNALMHTANTFSLPLCHGNALGQFFCEIPQILKLSCSHSNLRELGLLAVTVFLVFGCFVFIVFSYVQIFRAVLRIPSEQGRHKAFSTCLPHLAVVSLFVSTGIFAYLKPPSMSSPSLDVAVTVLYSVVPPALNPLIYSLRNQE; encoded by the coding sequence tacactggatgtgctgctcagctccttttttttatgttcttcatgtcagcagagtatttcctcctgaccatcatgtgctacgaccgctacgtgtccatctgcaaacccctgcactacgggaccctcctgggcagcagagcttgtgcccacatggcagcagctgcctggaccagTGGCTtcctcaatgctctcatgcacacggccaatacattttccctgcccctgtgccatggcaatgccctgggccagttcttctgtgaaatcccacagatcctcaagctctcctgctcacactctaatctcagggagcttggtcttcttgctgttactgtctttttggtatttggttgttttgtgttcattgttttttcctatgtgcagatcttcagggctgtgctgaggatcccctctgagcagggacggcacaaagccttttccacctgcctccctcacctggctgtggtctccctctttgtcagcactggcatttttgcatacctgaagcccccctccatgtcctccccatccctggatgtggcagtgacagttctgtactcagtggtgcctccagcccttaaccccctcatctacagcctgaggaaccaggag